In Leptospira ellinghausenii, the following proteins share a genomic window:
- a CDS encoding cytochrome c maturation protein CcmE domain-containing protein: MNRKFLTLLFLIAISLGGIAYFSSQETSYLLLDASELAANPTKYSEQNLRVRGFVRVGSLVREGKKAKFDLELNDQIIPVFFTGETLLPDAFKEGARARVDGKLEKGVLVASHVEAKCASKYEAGYAEEK, translated from the coding sequence ATGAATCGTAAGTTTTTAACCCTTTTATTCCTCATTGCAATCTCTCTTGGAGGCATTGCTTATTTTTCCTCACAAGAAACATCGTACCTTCTCCTCGATGCTTCTGAACTTGCTGCCAATCCCACAAAATACTCGGAACAAAACTTACGAGTGCGGGGATTTGTTCGTGTAGGGAGTTTGGTCCGTGAAGGGAAAAAAGCAAAATTTGATTTGGAACTCAACGACCAAATCATCCCTGTTTTTTTTACAGGAGAAACCCTTTTACCAGATGCATTTAAAGAAGGAGCAAGGGCCCGTGTAGATGGAAAATTAGAAAAGGGAGTCCTTGTTGCAAGTCACGTCGAAGCGAAATGTGCTTCCAAATATGAAGCAGGGTATGCCGAGGAAAAATGA
- the dapA gene encoding 4-hydroxy-tetrahydrodipicolinate synthase has protein sequence MFQGVYTAVITPFRQGKIDYDQYFKILENQIRSGVAGVVPCGTTGESPTLSYEEHKELIQKTVQIVAGKIQVIAGTGSNSTKEAIELTESACADGVDGILSVNPYYNKPTQEGMFQHFTAIANVSSKPVMLYNIPGRTNVNLLPETVSRLAAHPKIAAIKEATGDLGQMAKVISLCPPDFDLLSGDDNLTLPVLSIGGKGVVSVVSNLFPRACVDMVSLYLRGDLEASKKIYYKLLPVFVNAFIETNPIPIKAAMSWFGYCSNELRLPMTSLSEGQPAESFKKIVFQLKEEGIV, from the coding sequence ATGTTTCAGGGCGTTTATACTGCGGTCATCACCCCTTTCCGCCAGGGGAAAATCGATTACGATCAATACTTTAAAATCCTAGAAAACCAGATCCGATCCGGAGTCGCTGGTGTGGTTCCTTGTGGGACAACGGGAGAATCTCCTACTTTATCCTACGAAGAACATAAGGAACTCATCCAAAAAACGGTGCAGATCGTAGCGGGCAAAATCCAAGTGATCGCGGGTACTGGTTCTAACTCCACAAAAGAAGCAATTGAACTCACAGAGTCTGCCTGTGCAGATGGAGTGGATGGAATTTTGTCTGTAAATCCGTATTATAACAAACCAACACAAGAAGGGATGTTCCAACACTTTACAGCAATTGCAAATGTATCATCGAAACCTGTAATGTTGTACAACATCCCTGGTAGAACCAATGTAAATCTTTTACCAGAAACGGTAAGTCGTTTGGCTGCTCACCCTAAAATTGCAGCAATCAAAGAAGCAACAGGGGATCTCGGACAAATGGCAAAAGTGATTTCGCTCTGTCCACCCGACTTTGATTTGTTATCTGGTGACGACAACTTAACTCTTCCTGTTCTTTCCATTGGTGGTAAAGGAGTCGTGTCAGTTGTTTCAAATTTATTCCCACGAGCATGTGTGGATATGGTTTCTTTATACCTTCGTGGTGACCTGGAAGCTTCCAAAAAAATCTACTACAAACTACTCCCAGTATTTGTGAATGCCTTTATTGAAACAAATCCAATCCCAATCAAAGCAGCTATGAGTTGGTTTGGTTATTGCAGTAATGAACTCAGATTGCCAATGACTTCGTTGTCAGAAGGGCAACCAGCTGAGTCATTTAAAAAAATCGTATTCCAATTAAAAGAGGAAGGCATTGTCTAA
- the cdaA gene encoding diadenylate cyclase CdaA, producing MDFFRGLYIIPWSKNYISISLDVLIVAFLIYKSYTTLRRTRGIQLLFGVGIIWISGSLAEYLGFELLEWILTNIRPALVFAIIVLLQPELRRLTGDLARIRLLRLFFLKPTFDLDPIVEAVRAMSQEKIGSIIVLVKDISLKDISENAVPMDSIVTSEILQTIFFKNSPLHDGAVIVEQNRIVCAASYLPMSSSVEISTLGARHRSALGLSEETDSIIIVTSEETGDITICYEGEMIHPVKPLELKALVSGLMSGSKKVKDESQRKSKDKDSGVII from the coding sequence TTGGATTTTTTTCGAGGATTATACATCATTCCATGGAGTAAAAATTATATCTCCATTAGTTTAGATGTACTCATCGTCGCATTTTTAATTTATAAATCATATACAACCTTACGTAGAACACGAGGGATTCAACTCTTATTTGGCGTAGGGATCATTTGGATCTCTGGAAGTTTAGCAGAATACTTAGGTTTTGAGTTACTTGAATGGATCTTAACCAATATTCGGCCAGCACTTGTTTTTGCCATCATTGTTCTCTTACAACCTGAGTTACGCCGTTTAACAGGTGATTTGGCAAGGATTCGACTCCTACGTTTGTTCTTTTTAAAACCTACTTTTGATTTGGATCCAATTGTCGAAGCAGTGAGGGCTATGTCCCAAGAAAAAATTGGATCAATCATTGTGCTCGTGAAAGACATTAGTCTTAAGGATATATCGGAAAACGCAGTCCCAATGGATTCCATTGTGACTTCTGAAATTTTACAAACTATCTTCTTTAAGAATTCACCACTCCATGATGGTGCAGTCATCGTTGAACAAAACAGAATTGTTTGTGCTGCTTCTTATTTGCCTATGAGTAGTTCCGTAGAAATCTCAACTTTAGGTGCAAGGCATAGATCTGCCCTTGGACTTTCGGAAGAAACAGATTCAATCATCATCGTTACTTCTGAAGAAACAGGAGACATTACAATTTGTTACGAAGGGGAAATGATCCATCCAGTGAAACCCTTGGAGTTAAAAGCTCTTGTAAGTGGTCTGATGTCAGGGAGTAAAAAGGTAAAAGACGAATCACAAAGAAAATCCAAAGATAAAGATTCCGGTGTGATCATATGA
- a CDS encoding DUF368 domain-containing protein produces MPLTKKEILFCILNGFLIGIANLIPGVSGGTFALILGLYDRLITAITSLNLETIKVSLSLLVGFWKEGVRDRFALEMKRIDFWFLVFLGFGLLLSVISGAKLIQFLLQNYPQATLALFIGLIIPSLVVPYKLIEKHSFVVWLFLVPGILLTIVPSFFMGENTGSENPIFAFATGMIAISAMILPGISGSYIMLVLGEYQIVIGKLSTILEPGSILFLGAFGVGCLLGLLIFTHIVKWLFVKYKSHTMTFLLGLILGSFFILWPFKDYANGQAIVGRSGEVKRDIQIATAKNILPKDFEEAQIPLASLVFGLVLGLGLNRLESLQEKK; encoded by the coding sequence ATGCCTCTTACAAAAAAAGAAATTCTCTTTTGTATTCTCAATGGATTTCTCATTGGAATTGCCAATTTAATCCCTGGTGTATCTGGTGGAACCTTTGCACTTATCTTGGGTTTGTATGACAGACTCATCACTGCCATCACTTCCTTAAATTTGGAAACCATCAAAGTTTCCCTTTCCCTACTTGTAGGTTTTTGGAAAGAAGGTGTGAGAGATCGTTTTGCATTGGAAATGAAACGAATCGATTTTTGGTTTTTAGTATTCCTTGGTTTTGGACTTTTACTTTCCGTAATCTCTGGAGCAAAACTGATCCAATTCTTATTACAAAACTACCCACAAGCAACTCTTGCTCTTTTCATAGGCCTTATCATTCCATCACTAGTTGTACCATACAAACTCATTGAAAAACATAGTTTTGTCGTTTGGCTATTTTTAGTCCCAGGAATTCTATTAACCATCGTTCCCAGTTTTTTTATGGGAGAAAACACCGGATCCGAAAATCCAATTTTTGCATTTGCCACTGGGATGATTGCCATTTCAGCGATGATCCTTCCTGGAATTTCCGGATCATACATAATGCTCGTGTTAGGTGAATATCAAATTGTCATTGGTAAACTTTCTACCATCTTAGAACCAGGTTCGATTCTATTTTTAGGTGCGTTTGGGGTTGGATGTTTACTTGGACTATTGATTTTCACACATATTGTAAAATGGTTATTTGTGAAATACAAATCACATACAATGACATTTTTACTTGGTCTGATTCTCGGATCCTTTTTTATCCTTTGGCCATTTAAGGATTATGCAAATGGACAGGCAATTGTTGGTAGATCAGGTGAAGTCAAACGTGATATCCAAATCGCAACTGCCAAAAACATACTCCCAAAAGATTTTGAAGAAGCACAAATCCCACTCGCCTCACTTGTATTTGGTTTGGTATTGGGTTTGGGACTCAATCGATTGGAGTCGTTACAAGAGAAGAAGTAG
- a CDS encoding MBL fold metallo-hydrolase has product MKWKTVISLLLSFGLSTNILADSKILKTHHAESGFQNPNPEFKRKGFWDVFAWQWDRFFLPYSLDAKTYPEFPILKNDGSLLQKNQSKLSVTWVGHATTLVQIDGVNILTDPIWSERCSPLSFAGPKRYTPPGISITNLPKIDIIILSHNHYDHTDIPTLKILEETFHPMVLTGLGNRKLLLAAGLKHVKEMDWWEEVTFRSLKLTFTPTQHFSGRSLFDRDETLWGSFMLVGVKEKVYFAGDTGYYTHFKDIANHFGPIDIAILPIGATEPRWLMEPVHIDPNQAVLSFLDLKAKYLVPMHYMTFVLSDEPLDSPVPRTKEALKQSGISESALVPLKIGESRFF; this is encoded by the coding sequence GTGAAATGGAAAACCGTAATCTCCCTTCTTTTGTCATTTGGATTGTCGACAAACATCCTTGCTGATTCCAAAATCCTAAAAACACACCATGCCGAATCTGGATTCCAAAACCCAAATCCAGAATTCAAACGAAAAGGTTTTTGGGATGTTTTTGCATGGCAATGGGATCGTTTTTTTTTACCGTACAGTTTGGACGCAAAAACTTATCCAGAGTTTCCCATTCTAAAAAATGATGGTAGTCTCTTACAAAAGAATCAATCCAAACTATCTGTGACTTGGGTTGGACATGCAACAACTCTTGTCCAAATTGATGGAGTGAATATCCTCACAGATCCTATCTGGAGTGAAAGATGTTCTCCACTCAGTTTTGCTGGTCCAAAACGATACACTCCACCTGGAATCTCGATCACAAATTTACCTAAAATCGATATCATCATTTTATCTCACAATCATTATGATCATACTGACATCCCCACTTTAAAAATCTTAGAAGAAACTTTCCATCCTATGGTTCTCACTGGACTTGGGAATCGGAAATTATTGTTAGCTGCTGGACTGAAACATGTAAAAGAAATGGATTGGTGGGAAGAAGTAACATTTCGTTCGCTAAAACTCACTTTCACTCCGACACAACATTTCAGTGGAAGAAGTCTTTTTGACCGTGATGAAACTTTATGGGGGAGTTTTATGCTCGTTGGTGTAAAAGAAAAAGTTTATTTTGCAGGTGATACTGGCTATTACACTCATTTTAAAGATATTGCGAACCATTTTGGCCCCATTGACATTGCCATTTTACCCATCGGTGCCACAGAACCACGATGGCTTATGGAACCTGTCCACATTGATCCAAACCAGGCAGTTCTCAGTTTTCTAGACCTAAAGGCAAAATACCTAGTTCCCATGCATTATATGACCTTTGTTTTATCTGACGAACCTCTTGATTCTCCTGTGCCCCGCACAAAAGAAGCACTGAAACAATCGGGAATCTCCGAATCGGCATTGGTTCCTTTAAAAATTGGAGAATCACGCTTTTTTTAG
- the dapB gene encoding 4-hydroxy-tetrahydrodipicolinate reductase has protein sequence MSKIKVGVIGAGGRMGKSIIQVLSLSKKSVLSAAVVREGAIYAGFDSGNHAGIKETGILLSSDLQKANEDSDVLIDFSTHTGFESILNTALKNRKPLVIGTTGLTDSDKTLIKSASETIPIVFSPNMSVGVNLLFKLTEIAAKVLHEDFDIEVLDIHHRHKKDAPSGTAMYLKEVLLEASKRSEENVIYGRHGMYPERDQKEIAMHTMRAGEVVGEHTVYFFSPEERIEITHRAQDRKTFASGAVKAAEFLHGKSKGLYNMFDVLGI, from the coding sequence TTGTCTAAAATCAAAGTCGGTGTGATTGGAGCTGGAGGTAGGATGGGGAAATCCATCATCCAAGTGCTTTCTCTTTCCAAAAAATCGGTGTTAAGCGCTGCTGTAGTGAGAGAGGGTGCGATTTATGCCGGTTTTGATTCTGGAAACCATGCAGGTATCAAAGAAACTGGAATTCTATTATCTTCCGACTTACAAAAAGCAAATGAAGATTCTGATGTGTTAATCGATTTTAGTACCCACACTGGATTTGAATCCATTCTCAATACGGCATTAAAAAATCGTAAACCATTGGTGATAGGTACAACCGGTCTTACCGATTCTGATAAAACTCTAATCAAATCGGCTTCTGAAACCATCCCAATTGTATTTTCTCCAAATATGTCTGTTGGTGTGAATTTACTTTTTAAACTTACTGAAATTGCAGCGAAAGTTTTACACGAAGATTTTGATATCGAAGTTTTAGACATCCACCATAGACATAAAAAAGACGCTCCTTCTGGTACCGCGATGTATTTAAAAGAAGTGTTACTGGAAGCTAGTAAACGAAGTGAAGAAAATGTAATTTATGGTCGTCATGGTATGTACCCAGAACGTGACCAAAAAGAAATTGCAATGCATACTATGCGTGCAGGCGAAGTAGTTGGCGAACATACAGTTTATTTTTTTAGTCCAGAAGAGAGGATTGAGATCACACATCGTGCTCAAGATCGCAAAACATTCGCTAGTGGAGCAGTGAAGGCCGCTGAATTTTTACATGGCAAATCGAAAGGTTTGTACAATATGTTTGATGTTTTAGGAATATAA
- a CDS encoding YdcF family protein, producing the protein MDSLFFFFSKVLTIFLYPLPVFFLLCLYLLFRIKPKKTKFLFFLICLFLYLTSSSYVANSLVSSLEKEYPPISIQDTPNADVAIVLGGMIQTISSVKARPELTDSADRITDAVRLYKAGKIKKILFTGGSGLLLSDEFREANLAKSLLIDLGVKESDILLENNSRNTYENAVETKKIVEKLNFKTYILVTSAFHMKRASGCFQKQNLNVFLFPTDYRSFQMDSGAFELFVPSAGYLDTTTFAIKEWVGYFVYRAKSYL; encoded by the coding sequence ATGGATTCCTTATTTTTCTTTTTCTCAAAAGTACTTACCATATTTCTTTACCCCTTACCCGTATTTTTCCTCCTTTGTTTGTATCTATTGTTTCGCATCAAACCAAAGAAAACGAAGTTTCTTTTTTTCCTCATTTGTTTGTTTTTATATCTCACTTCCAGTTCTTATGTTGCCAATTCACTTGTATCCAGTTTAGAAAAAGAATACCCCCCTATTTCCATCCAGGATACTCCCAATGCGGATGTAGCCATTGTTCTTGGCGGAATGATCCAAACCATTTCTTCTGTGAAGGCAAGGCCTGAACTCACAGATTCTGCAGACCGGATCACAGATGCTGTTCGTCTTTACAAAGCTGGCAAAATCAAAAAAATCCTTTTTACTGGTGGGTCTGGCTTGTTATTGTCTGACGAATTTCGAGAGGCAAACTTAGCCAAATCATTGTTAATCGATTTAGGTGTAAAAGAATCCGATATCTTATTAGAAAACAATTCCAGAAATACATATGAAAATGCAGTTGAAACGAAAAAAATCGTGGAGAAATTAAATTTTAAAACCTATATCCTTGTCACATCAGCCTTTCATATGAAACGAGCATCTGGTTGTTTCCAAAAACAAAATTTAAATGTGTTCCTCTTCCCAACTGATTATAGATCCTTTCAAATGGATTCTGGTGCATTTGAATTGTTTGTGCCATCAGCTGGTTATCTTGATACTACCACATTTGCGATCAAGGAATGGGTTGGGTATTTTGTTTACCGTGCCAAATCCTACCTTTAA
- a CDS encoding sugar phosphotransferase, giving the protein MVPFFPISFLILGIFSLILHTFYVYSRFGVKDVPNERSLHDTVTKKSGGMFFIPVFLLSTLLCLLPPLQSIGSDLFPIRNEPWNLYLLLVGILVFSVLGFVDDLYHLTPKLRLILELGIVFFCLWGIQPNISFLGFGSIPSFVQILFLTIFLVFGINLVNFMDGMDWYLITTFTICFVSLSFILPDFYTKPNLGYSLYALLFVSMFGFIFYNFPKAKLFMGDSGSLALGFFGLVLPLLYQNKSNGIYWDVTDYFYLFPFFWIDGVTILIKRFFQKKHLFQAHREHLYQKLTETKLGKIGSLVVFSLLNVMVVCFHFLLKEFGFGKIAIFLILFAVSLLCYGIVWLSVTRKNLA; this is encoded by the coding sequence ATGGTTCCTTTTTTTCCCATTTCCTTCCTCATTCTGGGCATCTTTAGCCTAATTTTGCACACATTTTATGTGTATTCCCGTTTTGGGGTGAAAGATGTGCCAAATGAACGGAGTTTGCATGACACGGTCACAAAAAAATCGGGTGGAATGTTTTTTATCCCTGTTTTTCTCCTCTCGACCCTTCTCTGTTTACTACCCCCTTTGCAATCGATAGGAAGTGATCTTTTTCCCATTCGTAACGAACCATGGAACCTTTATCTTTTGTTAGTTGGTATTTTAGTATTTTCCGTTTTAGGATTTGTAGACGATTTATACCATTTAACACCGAAACTCCGACTCATATTAGAATTAGGAATTGTTTTTTTCTGTTTATGGGGTATACAACCAAATATAAGTTTTTTGGGATTTGGTTCCATTCCCAGTTTTGTTCAAATTCTTTTTCTCACAATCTTCTTGGTATTTGGAATCAACTTAGTTAATTTTATGGATGGAATGGATTGGTATTTGATAACCACATTCACCATTTGTTTTGTTTCTCTAAGTTTTATTTTACCTGATTTTTACACCAAACCAAACTTAGGATACAGTTTGTACGCATTGCTCTTTGTCTCCATGTTTGGATTTATCTTTTACAATTTCCCAAAAGCAAAATTGTTTATGGGAGATAGTGGATCATTGGCACTTGGATTTTTTGGATTGGTTCTCCCTTTACTTTATCAAAACAAATCGAATGGCATCTATTGGGATGTAACCGATTACTTTTATCTTTTTCCTTTTTTTTGGATTGATGGTGTCACAATCCTCATCAAACGATTCTTTCAAAAAAAACACTTATTCCAAGCACATAGAGAACATTTATACCAAAAACTCACCGAAACCAAACTGGGTAAAATTGGTTCTCTCGTTGTATTTTCCCTTTTGAATGTAATGGTGGTTTGTTTCCATTTTCTATTAAAAGAATTTGGTTTTGGGAAAATTGCCATTTTCCTGATTTTGTTTGCAGTTTCGCTTTTATGTTATGGTATCGTATGGTTATCAGTGACTAGAAAAAACCTTGCCTAA
- a CDS encoding aromatic amino acid ammonia-lyase, with translation MFLQLSDLYSLAHSGSFSHLSEKKERLETERKTLESILSSSKEKLIYGIHTGFGPHAFTSNDELELIQKSLIYHLTVEPVLTGDGTPHSHLNHKEARVVLAARLYSLSLGGSGIRYETLEILNQLLDLDCIPIIPERGSLSASGDLIPLSYIPLALLGESGFTGKGKELGPTKLNGKRSEIIGLPWTPHPKEAISLTNGTSFTTALLGTQVMEFRNLFLLTIEILQYLFHYHSVFPDAFHPEYHKHKQFFGPKFLSSLLHPIVSQNPKRKVEGKRIQDIYSVRCIPQILGSIWDELESIIRIVEQELNSLSDNPVLIPTSENDQTEFRFAEGGGFYASQVSFAADRLQNAMAVWFTWMDRFLNYLMEPKENDEFPLMLSAKPGTYAGLSGLGLMSAHLTAEVRRDSMPGSVQSIPTNGNNQDIVPMGAISVLRNRRTVLSATKLLAIFGYAVYQTSLFAKRKDLVPNFELFSGMQTMEKDRSLDFEIQTLVERIRNTTSSLVTTPID, from the coding sequence ATGTTTCTCCAATTATCTGATTTATATTCATTAGCACACTCTGGTTCGTTTTCACATCTTTCAGAAAAGAAGGAAAGATTAGAAACAGAACGCAAAACACTCGAATCCATTCTGTCCTCTTCCAAAGAGAAACTCATTTATGGCATTCACACAGGATTTGGTCCACATGCATTCACTTCCAATGATGAATTGGAACTCATTCAAAAATCACTGATCTATCATTTGACAGTAGAGCCAGTGTTAACTGGTGATGGAACTCCTCATTCTCATTTAAACCACAAAGAAGCAAGGGTCGTACTGGCAGCAAGGTTATATAGTTTGTCTCTCGGAGGTTCCGGGATTCGGTATGAAACTTTAGAAATTTTAAACCAACTTCTCGACTTGGATTGTATTCCCATCATACCGGAAAGAGGTTCTCTCTCTGCTTCGGGAGATTTAATTCCTCTCAGTTATATTCCATTGGCACTTCTCGGCGAATCAGGATTCACTGGCAAAGGAAAAGAGTTAGGTCCCACAAAGTTAAATGGAAAACGATCAGAAATCATAGGCCTTCCCTGGACCCCACATCCCAAAGAAGCAATCTCACTTACCAATGGGACAAGTTTTACCACAGCCTTACTTGGTACCCAAGTGATGGAATTTCGGAATTTGTTTTTGTTAACCATTGAGATTTTACAATACCTCTTCCATTACCATTCTGTTTTCCCTGATGCCTTCCATCCAGAATACCACAAACACAAACAATTCTTTGGACCGAAGTTCCTATCTAGTTTACTCCATCCCATTGTTTCCCAAAATCCAAAACGGAAAGTGGAAGGAAAACGAATCCAAGACATTTATTCAGTTCGATGTATCCCTCAAATTTTAGGTTCCATTTGGGATGAATTGGAATCGATTATAAGAATCGTTGAACAAGAGTTAAATTCTTTGTCTGATAATCCTGTTTTAATACCCACTTCTGAAAATGATCAAACAGAGTTTCGATTTGCAGAAGGAGGAGGGTTTTATGCCTCTCAAGTTAGTTTTGCAGCAGATCGTTTGCAAAATGCCATGGCAGTTTGGTTTACATGGATGGATCGTTTTTTGAATTATTTGATGGAACCAAAAGAAAACGATGAATTTCCTTTGATGTTGTCTGCAAAACCTGGGACCTACGCTGGATTGTCTGGACTAGGTTTGATGTCAGCTCATCTAACAGCAGAAGTACGAAGAGATAGTATGCCGGGGTCAGTACAATCAATCCCAACCAATGGTAATAACCAAGACATCGTTCCCATGGGAGCGATCTCTGTTTTACGAAATCGTAGGACTGTGTTAAGTGCAACGAAACTTTTAGCGATTTTTGGTTATGCAGTGTACCAAACGTCTTTGTTTGCAAAACGTAAAGATCTCGTGCCAAATTTTGAATTGTTTTCTGGAATGCAGACGATGGAAAAAGACAGAAGTCTGGATTTTGAAATCCAGACTTTGGTGGAACGAATCCGAAATACTACTTCTTCTCTTGTAACGACTCCAATCGATTGA
- a CDS encoding sodium:proton antiporter codes for MKKLLTLMVFLVCLSVTTFGIFAEEPTPVPTETTTQEETGHSSHGESVHEELPYWTVLPFVAILLSIAILPVASHKTAHWWEDNNNKLILAVGLGAISFVVLLVYGYSHNIVHTVFFDYIPFIILLGSLFYISGGIVIKGDIHATPLNNTLYLLIGATLASFIGTTGASMLLIRPLLKTNSERKHVVHTVVFFIFLVSNIGGSLTPLGDPPLFLGYLKGVPFTWTFKLLPEMLVAVAILLTVYFVWDTMAYKKETKKDIKRDDKLATPFSIGGQVNFIWLLGVILAVAFLNSNYIPQINETPTLGFIREAVLIILIGLSKLTSKEENRKFNNFTLHPIQEVAYLFIGIFITMIPALVLLEAHGKELGITENWQFFWATGAFSSVLDNAPTYLTFGSLASGLLTPAGSAPLTLGQFIGNVQAEEILKAISVGAVFMGANTYIGNAPNFMVKSVAEENKVKMPSFGGYLAYSMGILVPVFILLTFIFFV; via the coding sequence TTGAAGAAGCTTCTCACATTGATGGTTTTCCTGGTATGTTTGTCTGTGACAACTTTCGGGATATTTGCCGAAGAACCAACTCCGGTTCCAACCGAGACAACAACACAAGAGGAAACTGGGCATTCCTCCCATGGTGAATCCGTTCACGAAGAACTCCCGTATTGGACAGTACTTCCTTTTGTGGCAATTCTCCTTTCCATTGCGATATTGCCTGTTGCCTCTCACAAAACAGCGCATTGGTGGGAAGATAATAATAACAAACTCATTTTAGCTGTTGGGCTTGGAGCAATCTCTTTTGTTGTATTACTTGTTTATGGGTATAGCCATAACATAGTGCACACTGTATTCTTTGATTATATCCCCTTTATCATTTTACTCGGTTCCTTGTTTTATATCTCCGGTGGGATTGTGATTAAAGGTGATATCCATGCCACGCCATTGAATAACACTTTGTATCTCTTAATTGGTGCTACACTTGCATCTTTTATTGGAACAACGGGAGCATCGATGTTACTTATCCGCCCTTTGTTAAAAACAAATAGCGAAAGAAAACATGTTGTCCATACTGTTGTGTTTTTTATTTTCCTTGTTTCCAATATTGGTGGTTCCTTAACTCCACTTGGAGATCCTCCATTGTTTTTAGGTTACCTCAAAGGTGTTCCATTCACTTGGACATTTAAGTTGTTGCCCGAGATGTTAGTTGCAGTTGCAATCTTACTCACTGTTTATTTTGTTTGGGATACAATGGCATACAAAAAAGAAACCAAAAAAGATATCAAACGTGATGATAAACTCGCAACTCCATTTTCCATCGGTGGGCAAGTCAACTTCATTTGGTTACTCGGTGTGATCTTAGCAGTTGCTTTTTTAAACAGTAACTACATTCCGCAAATCAACGAAACTCCAACACTTGGATTCATTCGTGAAGCAGTCCTCATCATTTTGATTGGTTTATCCAAACTCACTTCAAAAGAAGAGAATCGAAAGTTTAATAACTTTACGCTTCACCCCATCCAAGAAGTTGCCTATCTTTTCATTGGAATTTTTATCACCATGATCCCTGCTCTTGTCTTACTCGAAGCACATGGAAAAGAACTTGGGATCACTGAAAATTGGCAATTTTTCTGGGCAACTGGTGCATTTTCTTCTGTGTTAGACAATGCTCCTACATACCTAACGTTTGGATCACTTGCATCGGGTCTTCTCACACCAGCAGGATCTGCTCCTCTCACCCTTGGCCAATTCATTGGAAACGTCCAAGCAGAAGAGATCTTAAAAGCAATCTCTGTCGGTGCTGTGTTTATGGGTGCCAATACGTACATTGGTAATGCTCCTAACTTTATGGTGAAGTCAGTTGCAGAAGAAAACAAAGTGAAGATGCCTTCCTTTGGTGGGTATTTAGCATATTCGATGGGAATTTTAGTTCCTGTTTTTATCCTCCTCACTTTTATTTTCTTCGTCTAA